Proteins encoded by one window of Pseudomonas sp. PSKL.D1:
- a CDS encoding SPOR domain-containing protein has protein sequence MAAKKKPAPKRGASRNQAPAKQPIPGWVWLAVGLTVGAFIVFLMKLEPGGGDIKRAKPEQQKPEKVAEASKTTTATPQQPVKPKYDFYTLLPESEVIVPPEAVPEKTPPVPAQPVTPVTPAEAAKIDTARAQAALLGQTPPPAPPVIKPAATTQFFLQAGSFRKQADADKVRAQIILLGQAVKVESGTVKEETWYRVLVGPFSNREQLTGAQKQLAGAGFNNLLLQQRQTRQ, from the coding sequence TTGGCTGCCAAGAAAAAACCTGCACCCAAGCGCGGCGCCAGCCGCAATCAGGCACCGGCCAAACAGCCGATTCCCGGCTGGGTATGGTTGGCGGTTGGCCTGACCGTTGGCGCCTTCATCGTTTTCCTGATGAAACTTGAACCCGGGGGCGGCGACATCAAGCGCGCCAAGCCCGAGCAGCAGAAGCCGGAAAAGGTGGCCGAGGCCAGCAAAACCACGACTGCAACCCCGCAGCAGCCAGTGAAGCCGAAGTACGACTTCTACACGCTGCTGCCGGAGTCCGAGGTGATCGTGCCGCCAGAAGCCGTGCCGGAGAAAACGCCGCCGGTGCCAGCGCAACCCGTTACACCGGTTACGCCAGCGGAAGCGGCGAAGATCGACACCGCGCGCGCCCAGGCTGCACTGCTGGGGCAAACGCCACCGCCTGCTCCGCCGGTGATCAAGCCGGCAGCGACCACACAGTTCTTCCTGCAAGCCGGTTCGTTCCGCAAACAGGCTGACGCCGACAAAGTGCGCGCCCAGATCATCCTGCTTGGCCAGGCGGTCAAGGTGGAATCCGGCACGGTGAAGGAGGAAACCTGGTACCGCGTACTGGTTGGCCCGTTCAGCAACCGCGAACAGCTGACCGGGGCGCAGAAGCAGTTGGCAGGGGCCGGTTTCAACAACCTGCTGCTGCAACAGCGACAAACCCGCCAGTAA
- a CDS encoding YggS family pyridoxal phosphate-dependent enzyme, which translates to MSTIADNLCALAARIETAAQAAGRDPASVRLLAVSKTKPASAIREVHAAGVRDVGENYLQEALAKQDELRDLPLIWHFIGPIQSNKTKAIAEHFDWVHSVDRLKIAQRLSEQRPEGLPPLNICLQVNVSGEDSKSGCTPAGLAALANAVAALPNLRLRGLMAIPEPTEDRHAQEAAFASLRQLQEELGLGMDTLSMGMSHDLEAAIAQGATWVRIGTALFGARDYGTA; encoded by the coding sequence ATGTCCACCATAGCAGACAACCTTTGTGCCCTTGCCGCCCGCATCGAGACCGCCGCCCAGGCCGCCGGACGTGACCCGGCGAGCGTTCGGTTGCTGGCCGTGAGCAAGACCAAACCGGCCAGCGCCATCCGCGAAGTTCACGCGGCCGGTGTGCGTGATGTGGGCGAGAACTACCTGCAGGAAGCACTGGCCAAGCAGGATGAACTGCGCGATCTGCCCTTGATCTGGCACTTCATCGGCCCCATTCAGTCGAACAAGACCAAGGCAATTGCCGAACATTTCGACTGGGTACATTCCGTGGACCGCCTGAAAATCGCCCAACGCCTGTCCGAACAGCGCCCTGAAGGCCTGCCGCCGCTTAACATCTGCCTGCAGGTGAATGTGAGCGGCGAAGACAGCAAGTCTGGCTGCACCCCGGCGGGCCTCGCTGCACTGGCCAACGCTGTGGCCGCACTGCCCAACCTGCGCCTGCGCGGGCTGATGGCAATCCCCGAACCCACCGAAGACCGCCACGCTCAAGAGGCTGCCTTCGCCAGCCTGCGCCAGCTGCAAGAAGAGCTCGGCCTCGGCATGGACACCCTTTCGATGGGCATGAGCCACGACCTTGAAGCGGCGATTGCTCAAGGGGCGACCTGGGTGCGTATCGGCACCGCCCTGTTCGGGGCCCGCGACTACGGCACGGCCTGA
- a CDS encoding YggT family protein: MNALSGAAIFVVQTLVSLYLVIVLLRFVLQLVKANFYNPLCQFAVRATQPLLKPIRRIIPSIGGLDTSSLLLSIVIQALLMGFVLMVTYGTFGDVLHLLMWAIIGITSLFLKIFWVAMIVMVIVSWVAPNSHNPAAELAYQISEPVLAPFRRIVPNLGGMDISPIFAFLAIQVVQSFVMPPLAAYAGMPQELWRMI, from the coding sequence ATGAATGCACTGTCCGGCGCCGCGATCTTCGTGGTGCAAACCCTGGTCAGCCTGTACCTGGTGATCGTCCTGCTGCGCTTTGTGCTGCAGTTGGTCAAGGCCAACTTCTACAACCCGCTTTGCCAGTTCGCGGTGCGCGCCACCCAGCCGCTGCTCAAGCCGATCCGCCGCATCATCCCCAGCATCGGTGGCCTGGACACCTCGTCACTGCTGCTTTCGATCGTCATTCAGGCCCTGCTGATGGGCTTTGTGCTGATGGTGACTTACGGCACGTTCGGTGACGTACTGCACCTGCTGATGTGGGCGATCATTGGCATCACCTCGTTATTCCTGAAAATCTTCTGGGTCGCAATGATCGTGATGGTGATCGTTTCCTGGGTCGCGCCAAACAGCCATAACCCGGCTGCAGAGCTGGCCTACCAGATCAGCGAGCCGGTGCTGGCGCCGTTCCGCCGTATCGTGCCAAACCTCGGCGGCATGGACATTTCGCCGATCTTCGCCTTCCTGGCGATCCAGGTGGTCCAGTCCTTCGTCATGCCACCTCTGGCCGCCTACGCCGGCATGCCACAAGAGCTGTGGCGCATGATCTGA
- the proC gene encoding pyrroline-5-carboxylate reductase — protein MSKTRIAFIGAGNMAASLIGGLRAQGLDAAQIRASDPGAETRARIHAEHGIEVFEDNAQAIAGADVIVLAVKPQVMKAVCQALQPSLQAGQLIVSIAAGITCESLQNWVGKRPVVRCMPNTPALLRQGVSGLYATAEVSAEQRQQAEQLLSAVGTALWLEQEQQLDAVTAVSGSGPAYFFLLIEAMTAAGEKLGLPRETASQLTLQTALGAAHMAVASDVDAAELRRRVTSPAGTTEAAIKSFQGNGFEAIVEQALQAASKRSAELAEQLGK, from the coding sequence ATGAGCAAGACACGTATCGCCTTTATCGGCGCCGGCAACATGGCCGCCAGCCTGATCGGCGGCCTGCGTGCCCAGGGCCTGGACGCCGCGCAGATCCGCGCCAGCGACCCGGGCGCAGAGACCCGCGCACGCATCCACGCCGAGCACGGTATTGAAGTGTTCGAAGACAACGCCCAAGCCATTGCCGGGGCCGATGTGATCGTACTGGCGGTCAAACCTCAGGTGATGAAAGCCGTTTGCCAGGCCTTGCAGCCAAGCTTGCAGGCTGGCCAGCTTATCGTCTCCATCGCCGCTGGCATCACCTGCGAAAGCCTGCAAAACTGGGTTGGCAAGCGCCCGGTCGTTCGCTGCATGCCCAACACCCCGGCCCTGCTGCGCCAGGGCGTTAGCGGCCTGTACGCCACGGCCGAGGTTTCTGCCGAACAGCGCCAGCAAGCCGAGCAGCTGCTGTCGGCCGTCGGCACTGCCCTGTGGCTGGAGCAAGAGCAACAGCTCGATGCCGTGACAGCCGTTTCGGGCAGTGGCCCGGCATACTTCTTCCTGCTGATCGAGGCCATGACCGCCGCAGGCGAAAAACTCGGCCTGCCACGCGAAACAGCCTCTCAGCTGACCCTGCAAACCGCCCTGGGCGCCGCCCACATGGCCGTGGCCAGCGACGTCGATGCCGCTGAACTGCGCCGCCGCGTCACCTCGCCGGCCGGCACCACCGAAGCGGCGATCAAGTCGTTCCAGGGCAACGGTTTCGAAGCCATCGTGGAGCAGGCACTGCAAGCCGCATCGAAGCGTTCCGCCGAACTGGCCGAACAATTGGGCAAATAA
- a CDS encoding NINE protein: protein MNTYQHGEPYHDTHSKVIGYLLWIFGFTGSHRFYYGKPITGTIWFFTLGLLGIGWLIDLFLIPSMDREADLRFQSGRIDYNIAWILLTFLGIFGVHRLYQGKWITAIIYFFTGGLFLVGVLYDFWTLNGQISQANAERR from the coding sequence ATGAACACTTATCAACACGGGGAGCCCTACCACGATACCCACAGCAAGGTGATCGGCTATTTGCTGTGGATTTTCGGCTTCACGGGTTCGCACCGTTTCTACTACGGCAAGCCGATTACCGGGACCATCTGGTTCTTCACCCTTGGGCTGCTGGGTATCGGCTGGCTGATCGACCTGTTCCTGATCCCATCGATGGACCGTGAAGCCGACCTGCGTTTTCAGTCAGGCCGCATCGACTACAACATCGCCTGGATCCTGCTGACCTTCCTGGGCATTTTTGGCGTGCACCGCTTGTATCAGGGCAAGTGGATCACTGCGATCATCTACTTCTTTACCGGTGGGTTGTTCCTGGTCGGTGTGCTGTATGACTTCTGGACCCTGAACGGCCAGATATCACAAGCCAACGCCGAACGCCGCTGA
- the metX gene encoding homoserine O-succinyltransferase MetX — translation MSTVLPEDSVGLVTPQTARFDEPLALACGRSLASYELVYETYGTLNASASNAVLICHALSGHHHAAGYHAATDRKPGWWDSCIGPGKPIDTNRFFVVSLNNLGGCNGSTGPSSVNPATDKPYGADFPVLTVEDWVHSQARLADRLGIGQWAAIVGGSLGGMQALQWTITYPDRVRHCVDIASAPKLSAQNIAFNEVARQAILTDPEFHGGSFQDQGVIPKRGLMLARMVGHITYLSDDSMGEKFGRELKSDKLNYDFHSVEFQVESYLRYQGEEFSGRFDANTYLLMTKALDYFDPAAANDGDLAASLAHVTADYCIMSFTTDWRFSPARSREIVDALMAARKNVCYLEIDSPYGHDAFLIPTPRYMQGFANYMNRIAI, via the coding sequence ATGTCCACTGTCCTTCCCGAAGATTCCGTCGGTCTGGTTACACCGCAAACCGCCCGGTTCGATGAACCGCTGGCCCTGGCCTGTGGCCGTTCGCTGGCCAGCTATGAGCTGGTCTACGAGACCTATGGCACCCTCAATGCCAGCGCGAGCAATGCCGTGCTGATTTGCCATGCCCTGTCTGGCCATCATCATGCCGCTGGCTACCACGCTGCCACCGACCGCAAGCCGGGCTGGTGGGACAGCTGCATCGGCCCCGGCAAGCCGATCGATACCAACCGCTTCTTCGTGGTCAGCCTGAACAACCTCGGCGGCTGCAATGGCAGCACTGGCCCAAGCAGCGTCAACCCGGCTACCGACAAGCCCTACGGTGCCGACTTCCCGGTACTCACCGTGGAAGACTGGGTGCACAGCCAGGCTCGCCTGGCCGACCGCCTCGGCATCGGCCAATGGGCTGCCATTGTCGGCGGCAGCCTCGGCGGCATGCAGGCGCTGCAGTGGACCATCACCTACCCGGACCGTGTGCGCCATTGCGTCGACATTGCCTCGGCGCCCAAGCTGTCCGCGCAAAACATTGCGTTCAACGAAGTGGCGCGCCAGGCCATCCTGACCGACCCCGAGTTCCACGGTGGCTCGTTCCAGGACCAGGGCGTGATCCCCAAGCGCGGCCTGATGCTGGCCCGCATGGTTGGCCACATCACGTACCTGTCGGATGACTCGATGGGTGAAAAATTCGGCCGCGAACTGAAGAGCGACAAACTCAACTACGACTTCCACAGCGTCGAGTTCCAGGTCGAGAGCTACCTGCGCTATCAGGGCGAGGAGTTTTCCGGCCGCTTCGACGCCAACACCTACCTGCTGATGACCAAGGCCCTGGACTACTTCGACCCGGCCGCGGCAAACGATGGCGACCTTGCCGCCAGCTTGGCCCATGTCACGGCAGACTACTGCATCATGTCGTTCACGACCGACTGGCGTTTCTCCCCGGCTCGCTCGCGGGAAATCGTCGACGCCCTGATGGCGGCGCGCAAAAACGTCTGTTACCTGGAGATCGACTCGCCTTATGGCCACGATGCCTTCCTGATCCCAACGCCTCGCTACATGCAAGGTTTCGCGAACTACATGAACCGCATCGCCATCTGA
- the metW gene encoding methionine biosynthesis protein MetW → MRADLEIIHDWIPAGSRVLDLGCGSGELLASLRDRKQVTGYGLEIDPDNIAACVAKGVNVIEQDLDKGLGNFASNSFDVVIMTQALQAVEYPDRILDEMLRVGRQCIITFPNFGHWRCRWYLATKGRMPVSDFMPYTWYNTPNIHFCTFADFEELCHERRAKVLDRLAVDHLHRNGWGGRLWPNLLGEIGIYRVSSPGLQEHQLAV, encoded by the coding sequence ATGAGAGCCGATCTGGAAATCATCCACGACTGGATCCCCGCCGGCAGCCGGGTACTCGACCTGGGCTGCGGCAGTGGCGAGCTGCTGGCTTCGCTGCGTGATCGCAAGCAGGTTACCGGCTACGGCCTGGAAATCGACCCCGACAACATCGCTGCGTGCGTGGCGAAGGGCGTCAACGTGATCGAACAGGACCTGGACAAAGGCCTGGGCAACTTCGCCAGCAACAGCTTCGATGTGGTCATCATGACCCAGGCCCTGCAGGCCGTTGAGTACCCCGACCGCATCCTGGACGAGATGCTGCGGGTTGGCCGCCAGTGCATCATCACCTTCCCCAACTTTGGCCACTGGCGCTGCCGCTGGTACTTGGCCACCAAGGGGCGCATGCCGGTTTCCGACTTCATGCCGTACACCTGGTACAACACGCCGAACATTCACTTCTGCACCTTCGCCGACTTCGAAGAGCTGTGCCACGAGCGCCGCGCGAAGGTGCTGGACCGCCTGGCCGTCGACCACCTGCACCGCAACGGGTGGGGCGGGCGGCTTTGGCCTAATCTTCTAGGTGAAATCGGTATTTACCGCGTCAGCAGCCCCGGCCTGCAGGAGCACCAGCTGGCGGTCTGA
- a CDS encoding type IV pilus twitching motility protein PilT yields the protein MDVTDLLARAVEAGASDLHLAAGEIPMLRLDGELRRMELPTLQAAELTDGMASLLDKPRQTQWLQGDELDLALELPTLGRFRVNLFRQLRGPAVTLRLIPQRILTVEELGLEDVYRAVSQCADGLILVGGPTGSGKSSTLAALLDRLNRERPLHIITLEDPVEVIHSSHSSLVNHREVGRHCRDFSQGLRSALRQDPDVIMIGELRDLETIRLALRAAETGHLVLATVHTRSAAGSIDRLVEVFAAEEKPLVRAMLAESLRLVVAQVLVKRIGGGRVAAREVLVATSAVRNLIREGRMAQLCSVMQSGAAEGMRTMEGALRGLKEKGLIGEL from the coding sequence ATGGACGTGACCGACCTGTTGGCCCGAGCTGTGGAGGCAGGGGCAAGTGACCTGCATCTGGCTGCGGGCGAAATACCGATGCTGCGCCTGGATGGCGAGTTGCGGCGGATGGAATTGCCGACGTTGCAGGCTGCGGAGTTAACTGATGGCATGGCGTCTTTGCTCGATAAGCCCCGGCAAACGCAATGGCTGCAGGGGGATGAGCTGGATTTGGCGCTTGAGCTGCCAACGCTTGGGCGCTTTCGGGTAAATCTGTTTCGTCAGCTGAGGGGGCCGGCCGTGACTTTGCGTCTGATACCGCAGCGCATCCTGACGGTGGAAGAACTCGGCCTGGAAGATGTGTATCGAGCTGTTTCGCAGTGTGCCGATGGCCTGATTCTGGTGGGTGGCCCGACCGGAAGCGGTAAGTCCAGCACCTTGGCGGCGTTGCTCGACCGGCTGAACCGCGAGCGCCCACTGCACATCATCACCCTTGAAGACCCTGTGGAGGTTATCCACAGCAGCCACAGCAGCCTGGTGAATCATCGTGAGGTGGGCCGGCATTGCCGCGATTTTTCACAGGGGCTACGTAGCGCCCTGCGTCAGGACCCGGACGTCATCATGATTGGCGAATTGCGTGACCTCGAAACCATTCGTTTGGCCCTCAGAGCGGCGGAAACCGGGCATCTGGTGCTGGCGACGGTGCATACCCGTTCGGCGGCGGGCAGCATCGACCGGTTGGTTGAGGTGTTTGCTGCCGAGGAAAAGCCACTGGTGCGGGCAATGCTGGCGGAGTCGCTGCGGTTGGTGGTGGCTCAGGTGCTGGTCAAGCGGATTGGTGGTGGGCGGGTGGCTGCCCGGGAGGTGCTGGTGGCGACGTCAGCGGTGCGTAACCTGATTCGCGAGGGGCGCATGGCACAGTTGTGTTCGGTGATGCAGAGCGGGGCGGCGGAGGGGATGCGGACGATGGAGGGCGCTTTGCGGGGGCTGAAAGAAAAGGGGTTGATTGGCGAGTTGTAG
- a CDS encoding C40 family peptidase, translating into MPPLFKTWLTLCLLLPLAAHATNREQRLPNGFTGYTTNATVKHAPTKQATLRARASTPGKAHNLPAVATMSPKQSSDVLSRAVNVLGTPYVWGGSSPKKGFDCSGLVKYAFNDVADVDLPRTSNAMAQGHGVKVAKSDLKPGDLIFFNIKSRRVNHVAIYLGNDRFIHAPRRGKRVSIDNLSKPYWQKHYVVAKRVLPKDQQQLALAKR; encoded by the coding sequence ATGCCGCCTTTATTCAAGACATGGCTGACCCTCTGTCTATTATTGCCCCTGGCCGCCCACGCCACCAATCGTGAGCAACGTCTTCCAAATGGTTTCACCGGCTATACCACCAATGCCACAGTGAAACACGCGCCTACCAAACAGGCTACGTTGCGCGCTCGCGCCAGCACGCCAGGCAAGGCCCACAACCTGCCGGCTGTGGCGACAATGTCGCCCAAGCAAAGCAGCGATGTGCTGAGCCGTGCCGTCAATGTGCTCGGTACGCCCTACGTGTGGGGTGGCAGCAGCCCCAAGAAGGGCTTCGACTGCAGCGGGCTGGTCAAGTATGCATTCAACGATGTAGCTGATGTCGACTTGCCGCGCACCTCCAATGCCATGGCTCAAGGCCACGGCGTGAAAGTGGCCAAGAGTGACCTCAAGCCTGGCGATTTGATCTTCTTCAACATCAAGAGCCGCCGGGTTAACCACGTTGCCATCTACCTGGGCAACGACCGCTTCATCCACGCGCCGCGTCGCGGCAAGCGGGTGAGCATCGACAACTTGAGCAAGCCTTACTGGCAGAAGCATTATGTTGTTGCCAAGCGGGTGTTGCCGAAGGATCAGCAGCAGTTGGCGCTGGCCAAGCGCTAA
- a CDS encoding DUF4426 domain-containing protein has translation MRRLALFLISLCLALPVLAADAAKPERKEVFGDVTVHYSAFTSSMLQPDVAAATGLTRSKNQGVLNIAVLKGGKPAMAVVSGAVKDLTGRESRLSFKQITDQGAVYYIAQFKIEQAETLTFELNVETGGVSHKLSFNQEVFPGE, from the coding sequence ATGCGTCGCCTTGCCTTGTTCCTGATCAGCCTGTGCCTGGCCCTGCCGGTACTGGCTGCCGATGCCGCCAAACCCGAGCGCAAGGAAGTTTTCGGCGATGTGACGGTGCACTACAGTGCCTTCACCTCCAGCATGCTGCAGCCCGACGTGGCTGCAGCCACCGGGCTTACTCGCAGCAAAAATCAGGGCGTGCTCAACATTGCCGTGCTCAAGGGCGGCAAACCCGCCATGGCGGTGGTCAGTGGCGCTGTAAAAGACCTGACCGGGCGTGAGAGCCGCCTTTCGTTCAAGCAGATTACCGATCAGGGCGCGGTGTACTACATCGCCCAGTTCAAGATCGAACAGGCCGAAACCCTGACCTTCGAACTGAATGTCGAAACCGGCGGTGTCAGCCATAAACTCAGTTTCAATCAAGAAGTATTCCCAGGCGAATGA